A genomic window from Agreia sp. COWG includes:
- a CDS encoding methyltransferase, with protein sequence MPDFSFDDLRRFPDVEAPNLFAVDASDRLILDEAAEAIEAAGAGTVVVLGDRYGALTLGAAALHGATRIRVQQDALTGERALARNADRAGLADRYESHGFDASLVEGARVVLLQLPRSLAALDQAAALIARHADPSVVVFAGGRIKHLTTTMNAVLATHFGALRVSLARQKSRVLVASAPLVASAPLVGAGASVPEPSATADTMQREFHEDLGLWVAAQGSAFAGTKLDIGTRFLLTFIPRMMPHPEVAIDLGCGTGILAVEIARARPDARVIATDQSASAVASAMETVRLNELGDRVDVVRDDTLRSQPASSADLILCNPPFHVGAAVHADAALGLFRDAARVLRPGGELWTVFNSSLSHASTLRKIVGHTDVVGQNAKFTVTRSSKR encoded by the coding sequence ATGCCCGACTTCTCTTTCGATGACCTTCGCCGTTTTCCCGATGTCGAGGCACCCAATCTGTTCGCGGTCGATGCCAGCGACAGGTTGATCCTCGACGAGGCGGCCGAGGCTATCGAGGCAGCCGGTGCCGGCACGGTCGTGGTGCTCGGCGACCGTTACGGGGCGCTGACGCTCGGTGCGGCCGCCCTGCACGGGGCGACGCGCATCCGGGTTCAGCAGGACGCGCTGACCGGGGAGCGGGCCCTCGCCCGCAATGCCGACAGGGCCGGCCTGGCCGACCGCTACGAGTCTCATGGCTTCGACGCCTCGCTGGTGGAAGGCGCACGCGTCGTGCTTCTGCAGCTACCCCGCTCTCTGGCCGCGCTCGACCAGGCGGCGGCGCTCATAGCTCGACATGCCGACCCGTCGGTCGTGGTCTTCGCCGGCGGCCGCATCAAACACCTCACGACGACCATGAACGCCGTGCTGGCCACACACTTCGGAGCGCTGCGGGTGAGCCTGGCTCGGCAGAAGTCGCGCGTGCTCGTCGCGTCGGCACCTCTCGTCGCGTCGGCACCTCTCGTCGGTGCCGGCGCATCCGTGCCAGAGCCTTCCGCGACGGCCGACACGATGCAACGGGAGTTCCACGAGGACCTCGGACTGTGGGTCGCGGCGCAGGGCTCCGCCTTCGCGGGAACGAAGCTCGACATCGGAACGCGCTTTCTGCTCACGTTCATCCCGCGCATGATGCCGCACCCCGAGGTGGCCATCGACCTCGGTTGCGGCACGGGCATCCTCGCGGTTGAGATCGCTCGAGCCCGACCCGACGCCCGCGTGATCGCGACCGATCAGTCGGCATCGGCCGTGGCGTCCGCAATGGAGACTGTGCGGCTGAACGAACTGGGCGACCGCGTCGACGTGGTGCGCGACGACACCCTGCGGTCGCAGCCCGCGTCGTCGGCCGACCTCATTCTGTGCAACCCGCCGTTCCACGTCGGAGCCGCGGTGCACGCGGACGCGGCGCTCGGGTTGTTCCGCGATGCCGCCCGTGTGCTGCGCCCGGGCGGCGAGCTGTGGACGGTCTTCAACAGTTCGCTCTCGCACGCGAGCACCCTGCGCAAGATCGTGGGCCACACCGATGTCGTAGGCCAGAACGCCAAGTTCACGGTCACCCGCAGCAGCAAGCGCTGA
- a CDS encoding bifunctional 2-polyprenyl-6-hydroxyphenol methylase/3-demethylubiquinol 3-O-methyltransferase UbiG, translated as MTDHADAIRANRSNWDDRATAHAARSGAGYRVQRYVDDRETLSGVVRFDRTRLGDIAGLSTAHLQCHIGTDTLSLARLGARVTGLDFSAVAVAEARRLVSETGDDVSFVQADVYDAVEALGAESFDLVYTGIGALCWLPSIDRWAAVVAGLLAPGGRLFIREGHPILWSMDDTLADEPHLRFSYFERAEPVQWDDDSSYVQIDTPLASTKTFEWNHGLGEIVTALLANGLVLTTLVEHDSVPWEALPGQMLERPDGEYALDAHAGVAPLSYTIQAVKPTD; from the coding sequence ATGACCGACCACGCCGACGCCATCCGGGCGAATCGATCCAACTGGGACGACCGGGCCACCGCTCACGCCGCACGCAGCGGAGCCGGCTACCGGGTGCAGAGATACGTCGACGATCGCGAGACCCTCTCCGGTGTCGTGCGCTTCGACCGAACGAGGCTCGGAGACATCGCGGGCCTGTCCACCGCGCACCTGCAGTGCCACATCGGAACGGACACGCTCTCGCTCGCGCGACTCGGCGCTCGGGTCACCGGGCTGGACTTCTCCGCCGTCGCCGTAGCCGAGGCCCGCCGACTGGTGTCCGAGACCGGCGACGACGTGAGCTTCGTGCAGGCCGACGTCTACGACGCCGTCGAGGCGCTCGGCGCCGAGAGCTTCGACCTCGTCTACACCGGCATCGGCGCGCTGTGCTGGCTGCCGAGCATCGATCGGTGGGCTGCCGTGGTCGCCGGTCTTCTCGCCCCCGGCGGGCGACTTTTCATTCGCGAGGGCCACCCCATCCTCTGGTCGATGGACGACACGCTCGCCGACGAGCCGCACCTGCGCTTTTCGTACTTCGAGCGCGCCGAGCCCGTGCAGTGGGACGACGACAGCAGTTACGTGCAGATAGACACCCCCCTGGCGTCTACCAAGACCTTCGAGTGGAACCACGGGCTCGGTGAGATCGTCACGGCGCTGCTCGCAAACGGGCTGGTGCTCACGACGCTCGTCGAGCACGACAGTGTGCCCTGGGAGGCCCTGCCAGGCCAGATGCTCGAGAGGCCGGATGGCGAGTATGCCCTCGACGCCCACGCGGGCGTGGCACCCCTGAGCTACACGATTCAAGCCGTCAAACCCACCGACTGA
- a CDS encoding DUF2029 domain-containing protein, whose translation MATTDTAPLALAPRRFIDRVIRPVLPDAELFMTPRALLWGFVGIHIVYLLGLLPNIINGTVEGDLPLYRRWAIAAEGFSQWPGISFEWVYPIGAILPISVSNIAGPQFYQLLWFVLIAVLNAASIIVLSKKGQSRRGIVASWWWLGILTLLSPVALLRLEGITAPIVIIALVLIARRPIVASVLLALATWIKVWPGAIFLAIIAAFPMRRIAVITGAVFSLGVAAIVWAAGGLQYLFGFAQMQSDRGLQLEAPVTTPWLWLAIMKHPGSYIFNNTDIATREVVGPYDHLAVSLMTPVMAISVVAVLGLVVWAKHRGADASRLLLVAALALTACVVVFNKVGSPQYMLWIAPIIAVGITQGWRAWRTPALLMIAISLLTTMVFPIFYMPLIDGNPVVALMLTGRNMLVVVLLGWAVREIIYLGARAAGAEPRFERRAREREQRSAFADTSSSAR comes from the coding sequence ATGGCGACTACTGACACAGCACCACTGGCCCTCGCGCCACGGCGTTTCATCGACCGTGTAATCAGGCCGGTTCTGCCAGACGCCGAGTTGTTCATGACTCCCCGCGCGCTCCTCTGGGGATTCGTCGGCATTCACATCGTGTACCTGTTGGGACTCCTGCCCAACATCATCAACGGCACCGTCGAGGGCGATCTGCCGCTCTACCGTCGCTGGGCCATCGCCGCCGAAGGATTCTCGCAGTGGCCGGGCATCTCGTTCGAGTGGGTCTACCCCATCGGCGCCATCCTGCCCATCTCGGTCTCGAACATCGCCGGTCCGCAGTTCTACCAGCTGTTGTGGTTCGTGCTCATCGCGGTGTTGAACGCCGCCTCGATCATCGTGCTGTCGAAGAAGGGCCAGTCCCGTCGTGGCATCGTGGCCTCGTGGTGGTGGCTCGGAATCCTGACGCTGCTCAGCCCCGTCGCCCTGCTTCGCCTCGAGGGCATCACCGCTCCGATCGTGATCATCGCCCTGGTTCTGATCGCTCGCAGGCCGATCGTCGCATCCGTTCTGCTCGCCCTCGCCACCTGGATCAAGGTGTGGCCGGGCGCCATCTTCCTCGCGATCATCGCCGCCTTCCCCATGCGACGCATCGCGGTGATCACCGGAGCCGTCTTCTCCCTCGGGGTCGCGGCCATCGTGTGGGCCGCCGGCGGCCTGCAGTACCTCTTCGGCTTCGCGCAGATGCAGAGCGACCGAGGCCTTCAGCTCGAGGCGCCCGTGACCACCCCGTGGCTGTGGCTCGCCATCATGAAGCACCCGGGCAGCTACATTTTCAACAACACCGACATCGCCACCCGCGAGGTCGTCGGCCCCTACGATCACCTCGCCGTGTCGCTCATGACGCCGGTGATGGCCATCTCCGTGGTCGCCGTTCTCGGTCTCGTCGTCTGGGCCAAGCACCGGGGCGCCGACGCGTCACGCCTGCTGCTCGTCGCGGCCCTCGCGCTCACCGCTTGCGTCGTCGTGTTCAACAAGGTGGGCTCACCGCAGTACATGCTCTGGATCGCTCCGATCATCGCCGTGGGAATCACCCAGGGTTGGCGCGCCTGGCGCACCCCGGCGCTGCTGATGATCGCCATCTCGCTGCTCACCACGATGGTGTTCCCGATCTTCTACATGCCCCTCATCGACGGAAACCCCGTCGTGGCGCTGATGCTCACCGGTCGCAACATGCTCGTCGTGGTGCTGCTCGGGTGGGCCGTTCGCGAGATCATCTACCTCGGCGCCCGCGCCGCCGGTGCCGAGCCGCGCTTCGAGCGTCGGGCACGCGAGCGTGAGCAGCGGTCGGCGTTCGCCGACACCTCCAGCTCCGCCCGCTGA